In the genome of Perca fluviatilis chromosome 4, GENO_Pfluv_1.0, whole genome shotgun sequence, one region contains:
- the mcrs1 gene encoding microspherule protein 1, with protein sequence MQAGDPAVGAPMAVAGAQSRSEDEESLGVKDVKRTATQAFGSGVPKRRSSSRSIKRKKFDDELVESSLVKSSSRVKGPPVIEPVRCSGSEPSSSEKKKVTKSGNALTPPLTMLVNPAPITKRVKKSKQPLHITKDLGRWKPTDDLLLINAVLQTTDLTSVHLGVKFSCRFTLREIKERWYALLYDPVISKLAWQAMRQLHPEAIAAIQSKALFSQVEEALLAKIGSTSQPKVDMFQELLSKHPGVFHPSRTPKSLLVHWQLLKQYYLLDDQSVQPLPKGDQVLNFSDAEQMVDDVKLKESRDEVLEHELMISDRHQKREIRQLEQELPRWQVLVDSITGMSMPDFDNQTLAALRGRMVRYLMRSREITLGRATKDKPIDVDLSLEGPAWKISRKQGIIKLKNNGDFFIANEGRRPIYIDGRPVLSGNKWKLNNNSVVEIAGLRFVFLINLELISLIKAEAAKMTPQ encoded by the exons ATGCAAGCAGGTGACCCTGCGGTTGGTGCACCGATGGCAGTAGCTGGTGCTCAGAGTCGTTCGGAGGATGAAGAGTCACTCGGAGTGAAAGATGTGAAAAGGACGGCAACACAAGCGTTTGGCAGTGGTGTTCCCAAACGCAGAAGTTCCTCCAG GTCAATAAAGAGGAAGAAATTTGACGATGAATTGGTGGAGAGCAGTCTTGTGAAGTCGTCCAGTAGAGTCAAAGGCCCACCTGTCATAGAGCCTGTCCGCTGTTCAGGGAGTGAACCTTCATCTAGTGAGAAAAAGAAG GTAACAAAATCAGGAAATGCTCTCACACCGCCTCTCACCATGTTAGTAAACCCTGCGCCCATCAccaaaagagtaaagaaaagcaaGCAGCCTCTACATATTACTAAAGACTTGGGAAGATGGAAACCTACTGATGACCTGCTTCTTATAAATGCAGTGTTGCAG ACCACAGACCTAACCTCTGTTCATTTGGGGGTCAAGTTCAGCTGTCGTTTCACGTTGCGGGAAATTAAAGAGAGGTGGTACGCTCTCCTCTACGATCCTGTCATCTCAAA GCTGGCATGGCAGGCCATGCGTCAGCTTCACCCAGAAGCCATTGCAGCAATCCAAAGCAAAGCTCTCTTCAGTCAGGTTGAGGAGGCACTGCTGGCTAAGATTGGCTCA ACTAGTCAGCCCAAAGTGGACATGTTCCAGGAGCTTCTGAGCAAACACCCTGGTGTCTTTCACCCATCTCGCACCCCCAAGAGCCTGCTGGTACACTGGCAGCTGCTGAAGCAGTACTACCTACTGGATGACCAGAGCG TCCAGCCTCTTCCTAAAGGTGACCAGGTCCTCAACTTCTCTGATGCTGAGCAGATGGTTGATGATGTAAAGTTAAA GGAGAGTAGAGATGAGGTGTTGGAACATG AGCTGATGATTTCCGATCGTCACCAAAAAAGAGAGATCAGACAGTTGGAGCAGGAGTTGCCTCGTTGGCAGGTCCTCGTGGACAGTATTACGG ggATGAGCATGCCTGATTTTGACAACCAGACACTGGCAGCATTACGAGGAAGAATGGTACGCTACCTCATGAGATCGCGAGAG ATTACGTTGGGCAGGGCGACCAAGGACAAACCAATAGATGTAGATCTCTCGCTAGAGGGACCTGCCTGGAAAATATCAAGGAAACAAG GAATTATTAAACTGAAGAATAATGGAGACTTCTTCATCGCCAATGAGGGCAGACGACCCATCTACATTGATGGCAGACCAGTCCTGTCGGGCAACAAGTGGAAACTCAACAACAACTCAGTGGTGGAG ATTGCAGGTCTTCGCTTTGTGTTTCTCATTAACCTGGAACTCATCTCACTTATAAAAGCCGAAGCAGCCAAGATGACACCGCAGTAA